A DNA window from Thalassospiraceae bacterium LMO-JJ14 contains the following coding sequences:
- a CDS encoding B12-binding domain-containing protein, translating into MADQEDDIVLSELNDEELVQQMHDDLYDGLADEVVEGTNILLGRGWSPYDTLTKALVEGMRIVGIDFRDGILFVPEVLMAANAMKSGMGVLRPLLVETGAPKMGKMVIGTVKGDIHDIGKNLVGMMMEGAGFEVVDLGINVDVDKYLKALEEHQPDILGMSALLTTTMPYMKVVIDTMIEKGIRNDYVVLVGGAPLNEAFADNIGADAYCRDAAVAVETAKDWMSRRQGSALAQS; encoded by the coding sequence GTGGCCGACCAAGAAGATGACATTGTTCTTTCCGAACTGAATGACGAAGAACTCGTGCAGCAGATGCACGACGATCTTTACGATGGCCTTGCCGATGAAGTCGTCGAAGGCACCAATATCCTGCTGGGACGTGGCTGGTCACCCTATGACACGCTGACCAAGGCGCTCGTCGAAGGCATGCGTATCGTCGGCATCGATTTCCGCGACGGCATCCTGTTCGTCCCCGAAGTGCTGATGGCCGCCAACGCCATGAAGTCCGGCATGGGCGTTCTACGGCCTTTGCTGGTTGAAACCGGCGCGCCGAAAATGGGCAAAATGGTCATCGGCACCGTCAAGGGCGACATTCACGACATCGGCAAGAACCTCGTCGGCATGATGATGGAAGGTGCCGGCTTCGAGGTTGTCGATCTCGGCATCAATGTCGATGTCGACAAATATCTCAAGGCCCTCGAAGAGCATCAGCCGGACATTCTCGGCATGTCTGCCCTTCTGACGACGACCATGCCGTACATGAAGGTCGTCATCGATACGATGATCGAAAAAGGCATCCGCAACGACTATGTGGTGCTGGTCGGCGGCGCCCCCCTGAACGAAGCCTTTGCCGACAACATCGGCGCCGATGCCTATTGCCGCGATGCGGCGGTAGCCGTCGAGACCGCCAAGGACTGGATGTCGCGCCGTCAGGGCTCGGCACTCGCGCAGAGCTGA
- a CDS encoding BCCT family transporter, giving the protein MSPDRIDTEYEIGQDNVEIFGLDIHNPVFAISGLLIIAFVLITLMFQESAGAAFNELRPWLTKTFDWLFMGAANIFVLFCLLLIVLPLGKVRIGGKDAKPEYSYTGWFAMLFAAGMGIGLMFFGVLEPVYHTLNPPLGVDPSNIEAARAMGMSATIFHWGLHPWAIYAVVGLSLAFFCYNAHLPLTIRSAFYPLLGEKVWGWWGHIIDILAVFATLFGLATSLGFGAEQATAGLNYLFDIPNGDATKVVLIIAITGVALMSVLAGLDAGVKRLSEINMLLALILLAFVIAVGPTIAIVQGFFSGLLNYVTNVPALSNWVGREDLGYMHGWTTFYWAWWIAWSPFVGMFIARVSKGRTVREFVTCVLIIPTLACVAWMAVFGGTAVEQYVGGYQGVAETVKAWTPELSLFKMLEVLPLSGITSFIGIVLVIVFFVTSSDSGSLVIDTITAGGKIDAPVAQRVFWCTFEGLVAITLLLGGGLGSLQALAIATGFPFAIILLGMCVCLFMALRKADR; this is encoded by the coding sequence ATGAGTCCAGACAGAATCGATACCGAATATGAAATCGGGCAGGATAACGTCGAGATTTTCGGCCTCGATATCCATAATCCTGTTTTTGCCATTTCCGGCCTTCTGATTATCGCATTCGTCCTGATCACCTTGATGTTTCAGGAATCGGCAGGCGCCGCATTCAACGAACTTAGGCCCTGGCTGACCAAGACTTTCGACTGGCTGTTCATGGGGGCCGCCAACATCTTCGTGCTCTTCTGTTTGTTGCTGATCGTCCTGCCGCTCGGCAAGGTCAGGATCGGTGGCAAGGACGCCAAGCCTGAATATTCCTATACCGGCTGGTTCGCCATGCTGTTCGCCGCCGGCATGGGCATCGGTCTGATGTTCTTCGGCGTGCTCGAGCCTGTCTATCACACGCTTAACCCGCCTCTTGGGGTCGATCCAAGCAATATCGAAGCCGCGCGCGCCATGGGCATGTCGGCGACGATCTTCCATTGGGGTCTGCACCCGTGGGCGATTTACGCCGTGGTCGGCCTGTCGCTGGCATTTTTCTGCTACAACGCGCATCTGCCGCTGACCATCCGCTCGGCTTTCTATCCACTGCTTGGTGAGAAAGTCTGGGGCTGGTGGGGGCACATCATCGACATCCTCGCCGTGTTCGCGACACTGTTCGGTCTCGCGACCTCGCTCGGCTTCGGCGCCGAGCAGGCAACAGCCGGCCTGAACTATCTTTTTGACATCCCCAACGGGGATGCCACCAAGGTCGTGCTGATCATCGCCATTACCGGCGTCGCGCTGATGTCGGTGCTTGCCGGCCTCGATGCCGGGGTCAAACGGCTGAGTGAAATCAACATGCTGTTGGCGTTGATCCTTTTGGCCTTCGTTATTGCCGTGGGTCCGACCATCGCCATCGTTCAGGGCTTTTTCAGCGGACTCCTCAACTACGTCACCAATGTCCCCGCCCTCAGCAACTGGGTCGGCCGCGAGGATCTCGGCTACATGCACGGCTGGACCACCTTTTACTGGGCCTGGTGGATCGCATGGTCGCCGTTCGTCGGCATGTTCATTGCCCGTGTCTCCAAGGGCCGCACCGTACGTGAGTTCGTGACCTGCGTTTTGATCATCCCGACGCTCGCCTGCGTCGCATGGATGGCCGTCTTCGGCGGCACCGCCGTTGAACAATACGTCGGTGGATATCAGGGCGTTGCCGAAACGGTTAAGGCATGGACGCCGGAACTGTCGCTGTTCAAGATGCTCGAAGTGCTGCCGCTTTCCGGTATCACATCGTTTATCGGTATCGTGCTGGTAATCGTGTTCTTCGTGACATCTTCGGATTCCGGTTCGCTGGTGATCGACACCATCACCGCCGGCGGCAAGATCGATGCACCGGTGGCGCAGCGTGTCTTCTGGTGCACGTTCGAAGGTCTTGTTGCGATTACGCTCCTGCTGGGAGGCGGCCTCGGCTCTCTGCAGGCGTTGGCGATTGCGACCGGCTTCCCGTTCGCGATCATCCTGCTGGGCATGTGCGTATGCCTGTTCATGGCTCTCAGGAAAGCCGACAGATAA
- a CDS encoding FAD-dependent oxidoreductase — protein sequence MSDFHKKASVVIIGLGGITGASVAHHLIERGWDNIIGIDKSGVPTDIGSTGHASDFCFNTMHDQMTIFTTKYSIDFFEKRGRYSRIGGIEVARKDDDERMRELERRVSSGRAFGSRVEMITAAKAKELMPLIEEDVIQGALWDPDAGLVIPRSQVVAGEMIQEAEAAGKLEVMANTPCTGLDIENGRIKGVHTSRGYIETDYVVVCAGLWGRLISEMAGEDLPVMPVDHPLTFFGPYNEFEGTGKEIGYPLLRDQGNSAYLRDTGDPKTAEGGQIEWGYYEEKEPRLCHPRDILEKEQARLSPSQRDLEMEQIIEPLERAMELTPILGELGYNEKHSFNGLLQVTADGGPSIGESPDVRGLWYGVSVWVKDGPGTGKVIADWMTDGRTDLDHHSIDYARYYPIQKSESYIHDRCYETAFKIYNPPVHNREPYTKGRNLRAAPCYLREKELGGYFMELSGWERAHGYASNEGPLFEKFGDRVPVRENEWDNRHFWRVSNAEQLELSENVGMINLSHFAIYDVSGQDAEQLVEYVSSSKVAGDTPVGKGVYTNFLDDTGGVMADLTILRLAEDRFRVIDGADAGHRDMTYLKRMTRDKEWSAYIEDRTDQFGCIGVWGPNARENLKKLADDPAGLDLENFPFAATRDITLRGVPVKAFRISYVGEQGWELHFPLSYGLALWDMFREIGILPVGVETYANTRRLEKSLRLQNADLLTEYNLLEAGLARPKVKAADYRGKQANLEQRARPHQPATLCTLVVTDNTDKDGVARFMLGNCPIIDPKSNDVLIDSLGRRSYTTSIAYGPSIGKNIALGYLPHDYCEVGRALEIEYFNQKFPMQVAAVGYKALYDPENARPKS from the coding sequence ATGTCCGATTTTCATAAAAAGGCGAGTGTCGTCATCATTGGCCTGGGTGGAATTACCGGTGCGTCGGTTGCGCACCACCTGATTGAACGGGGCTGGGACAATATCATCGGCATCGACAAGTCGGGTGTTCCGACGGATATCGGCTCCACCGGTCATGCGTCCGATTTCTGCTTCAACACGATGCACGATCAGATGACGATCTTCACGACCAAGTACAGCATCGATTTTTTTGAAAAACGGGGGCGGTACTCGCGCATCGGCGGCATTGAAGTTGCGCGCAAGGACGACGACGAACGCATGCGCGAGCTTGAACGCCGCGTCAGTTCCGGCCGTGCGTTCGGCAGCCGCGTCGAGATGATCACCGCGGCAAAGGCCAAGGAACTGATGCCCCTGATCGAGGAAGATGTCATCCAGGGGGCACTTTGGGATCCGGATGCCGGTCTGGTCATCCCCCGCTCGCAGGTTGTGGCCGGCGAAATGATCCAGGAAGCCGAAGCTGCCGGGAAGCTGGAAGTCATGGCCAACACCCCGTGCACAGGTCTCGACATCGAAAACGGACGGATCAAAGGCGTACACACGTCTCGTGGTTATATCGAGACCGACTACGTCGTGGTTTGCGCCGGTCTTTGGGGCCGCCTGATTTCGGAAATGGCGGGGGAAGACCTGCCGGTCATGCCGGTCGACCATCCGCTGACGTTTTTCGGCCCCTATAACGAATTCGAAGGGACCGGCAAGGAAATCGGCTATCCGCTGCTGCGCGACCAGGGCAACTCCGCTTATCTGCGCGACACCGGCGATCCGAAGACCGCCGAGGGCGGGCAGATCGAATGGGGGTATTACGAGGAAAAAGAACCGCGCCTGTGCCATCCGCGCGATATCCTCGAAAAGGAACAGGCGAGACTGTCGCCGTCGCAGCGCGATCTGGAAATGGAACAGATCATTGAGCCGCTGGAACGTGCCATGGAGCTGACGCCGATCCTGGGCGAACTGGGCTACAACGAGAAGCATTCCTTCAACGGTCTTTTGCAGGTCACTGCCGACGGCGGCCCGTCTATCGGTGAATCGCCGGATGTCCGCGGGCTGTGGTATGGCGTTTCTGTGTGGGTCAAGGACGGCCCCGGGACCGGCAAAGTCATCGCCGACTGGATGACGGACGGACGGACGGACCTCGATCATCACTCCATCGATTACGCTCGCTATTATCCGATCCAGAAGTCCGAGAGCTATATCCACGACCGCTGCTACGAGACGGCGTTCAAGATTTACAATCCACCTGTTCATAACCGCGAACCGTACACCAAGGGCCGGAATTTACGCGCGGCCCCCTGCTATCTCAGGGAAAAAGAGCTGGGCGGCTACTTCATGGAGCTCTCCGGTTGGGAACGTGCGCACGGTTATGCCTCCAACGAAGGGCCATTGTTCGAGAAATTCGGCGACCGTGTGCCGGTCCGCGAGAACGAATGGGACAACCGGCATTTCTGGCGGGTCTCCAATGCCGAGCAACTGGAGCTTTCTGAAAACGTCGGCATGATCAACCTGTCGCACTTCGCGATTTACGATGTCAGCGGCCAAGATGCGGAACAACTGGTCGAGTATGTGTCCTCATCCAAGGTCGCTGGCGATACGCCTGTCGGCAAGGGTGTCTACACCAACTTTCTCGACGATACCGGTGGCGTTATGGCAGACCTGACCATCCTGCGCCTGGCCGAAGACCGATTCCGCGTTATTGACGGTGCCGACGCCGGTCACCGTGACATGACGTACCTTAAGCGCATGACGCGTGATAAGGAGTGGTCGGCCTATATCGAGGACCGTACCGACCAGTTCGGCTGCATCGGCGTGTGGGGGCCGAACGCGCGCGAGAACCTGAAAAAGCTGGCGGATGATCCGGCCGGTCTCGATCTTGAGAATTTCCCCTTTGCCGCCACACGCGACATCACGCTCCGCGGCGTGCCGGTCAAGGCGTTCCGCATTTCATACGTCGGCGAACAGGGTTGGGAACTGCACTTCCCGCTCAGCTATGGCCTCGCGCTTTGGGATATGTTCCGGGAAATCGGCATCCTGCCGGTTGGCGTCGAAACCTATGCCAACACGCGCAGACTGGAAAAAAGCCTGCGCCTGCAGAACGCCGACCTGCTGACCGAGTACAATCTGCTCGAAGCAGGTCTGGCGCGACCCAAGGTCAAAGCCGCCGATTACCGGGGCAAGCAAGCCAACCTGGAACAGCGCGCCCGACCGCACCAGCCGGCAACGCTGTGCACGCTCGTCGTCACCGACAACACCGACAAGGACGGTGTGGCGCGCTTCATGCTCGGTAACTGCCCGATCATCGACCCGAAAAGCAACGACGTCCTGATCGACAGTCTTGGTCGGCGATCCTACACGACCTCCATCGCCTACGGCCCCTCTATCGGCAAGAACATCGCGCTCGGATACCTGCCGCATGATTATTGCGAGGTCGGCCGCGCGCTCGAGATCGAGTACTTCAACCAGAAGTTCCCGATGCAGGTCGCTGCTGTCGGCTACAAGGCGCTCTACGACCCGGAGAATGCACGGCCGAAATCGTAG
- a CDS encoding copper chaperone PCu(A)C has product MNFRAFAAAIALAATFITSQSALAGDIQITQPWARASAGMAKAGAAFLAVQNTGATDDRLVAARADVSKKVELHTHIKEGDLMKMRQVMAIDVPAGKTVALQPGGLHVMFMGLKAPLKTGAHFPLTLVFEKAGEITVDVEVQGVSSKMPMQHQHKNMQMKKTQ; this is encoded by the coding sequence ATGAATTTTCGTGCTTTCGCCGCAGCCATTGCGCTGGCGGCTACCTTCATCACGTCCCAGTCCGCCCTGGCCGGGGATATCCAGATAACACAACCCTGGGCGCGTGCGTCTGCGGGGATGGCCAAAGCCGGTGCCGCGTTCCTTGCCGTTCAGAATACCGGGGCCACCGACGACCGGCTTGTCGCGGCGCGCGCCGACGTTTCCAAGAAAGTCGAGCTGCATACGCACATTAAGGAAGGCGATCTGATGAAGATGCGTCAGGTCATGGCCATCGATGTGCCGGCCGGCAAGACAGTGGCGCTGCAACCCGGCGGTTTGCATGTGATGTTCATGGGGCTGAAGGCGCCGCTGAAAACCGGTGCGCATTTCCCGCTGACGCTGGTCTTCGAAAAGGCCGGTGAGATCACCGTCGACGTCGAGGTGCAGGGTGTGAGCAGCAAGATGCCGATGCAGCACCAGCATAAGAACATGCAGATGAAGAAAACGCAGTAA
- a CDS encoding TauD/TfdA family dioxygenase, with product MLSDWEPPKSFSAFEHIRVRRIAGSLGAEISGVDISADLPDEVIADITGALNEHHVIFFRDQNLEPKRQAAFASRFGPLIPYPMVKGLDGTDEVVPVVKNADERVNFGGIWHADTTYLEEPPMGALLYAVELPPYGGDTLFANMHLAFETLSPSLQAYLETLTVIQNSAKAEVTRTREDRVQEEAGKRMQLSAEHPAVITHPRTGRKSLFVNSGHSERFKELTQEESEPLLNFLFAHLSRPEFTCRFVWTPGALAFWDNYATQHNPINDYHGFKRLMHRVTVGGGRPAQLRAAE from the coding sequence ATGTTGAGCGATTGGGAACCGCCGAAATCGTTTTCGGCCTTCGAGCACATCCGGGTCAGACGTATTGCCGGCAGTCTTGGCGCGGAAATTTCAGGCGTCGATATTTCAGCGGATTTGCCGGACGAGGTGATCGCAGATATCACCGGCGCGCTGAACGAGCATCACGTTATATTTTTCAGGGACCAGAACCTTGAGCCGAAACGTCAGGCGGCCTTTGCTTCGCGGTTCGGGCCGTTGATCCCGTACCCCATGGTCAAGGGGCTGGACGGCACGGACGAGGTTGTTCCGGTTGTCAAAAATGCCGACGAACGGGTAAATTTCGGCGGCATCTGGCATGCCGACACGACGTATCTCGAAGAGCCGCCGATGGGCGCGCTGTTGTATGCCGTGGAACTGCCGCCTTATGGCGGCGATACCCTGTTCGCGAACATGCATCTGGCTTTCGAGACACTGTCACCGAGCCTGCAGGCTTATCTTGAAACCCTCACCGTGATCCAGAACTCAGCCAAGGCCGAGGTCACGCGTACCCGCGAAGACCGGGTACAGGAAGAAGCGGGCAAGCGGATGCAACTGTCCGCCGAGCACCCGGCAGTCATCACGCACCCGCGCACCGGGCGCAAGTCGCTGTTCGTGAATTCGGGTCATAGCGAACGCTTCAAGGAACTGACGCAGGAAGAAAGCGAACCGCTGTTGAATTTCCTGTTCGCCCATCTGTCGCGGCCGGAATTCACCTGCCGCTTCGTTTGGACACCCGGCGCGCTGGCGTTCTGGGACAATTATGCGACGCAGCACAATCCGATCAACGATTACCATGGCTTCAAGCGGCTGATGCACCGGGTCACCGTCGGTGGCGGCCGTCCGGCTCAACTACGGGCGGCTGAATAG